Part of the Aquarana catesbeiana isolate 2022-GZ linkage group LG12, ASM4218655v1, whole genome shotgun sequence genome, atacacaggatgagtccatccaggaggaatgtggggaaagtggaaggcaggaggagaccaggcccatggacagcctggaggaggccggattcaccatcatcctggaggaggctgggcccagtgtcaggcaggaggtggctgctcccagtgaggtggctgctcccagtgaggtggctgctcccagtgaggtggctgctcccagtgaggtggctgggccaagcgaggtggctgggcccagtagaagcctgaccgaatcccaagtgcctcccctccaccttcccaaaaaaagggccaggaaggggatggtcacacaggacgcatccctgcgcctcatgcaagaggccacccgttttttaaaaagcccccccgaagcggaagaatcctatggctgctacttagccagcaggcttcttcagatggattgggagcagcgcctcatttgtgagcgcctatttggggaaacaatccataaggggctgcagggcacgctaacacaaaacacccaactacatgaggcagccccccctcctcctcctcctcctcctcctcctcctcctcctcctcctcctcctcctgccacaactgaaacaccagagccacagcctcaaaagaaggctacagggaaggctgcagggcagcgtggaggaaaggctgcagggaagagaagaaaatgatgacctgggttcagtctggtctgacagaagacgcaggctgttgtaggaccacagtctggggacatctagatcatctgctggtgctgttgatctctgggattcttggaccagattgtgctccctcttatatggactcctcaagatcccaattttctggtacaccgactttttccagcgttgacttcctctttattttattttgaccatgaataaatggatattttttgagtttagcaaaagactttatgtgttttctttgaaatcattgattttacacacaatgttaaattaacaagggacaacaatctcattgagtttgaaaaaaaaacacaccaaaaatacattactaatgttaataatgttcaagtggtaagtcttgaaaatccaaaaaattacgtaaccaaaaacggtgctttgggttaactttatctaaaaactaaaaaataaacactataaaaaaaaaaaaaaataataatgggttctttgtgttaactttacaaacctaaaaaaaataaaaaaaataaaaaaaaaaaaaataaaaaggggaaaaaatattattagtatggaaacattgttttaaaaaggcatactatatcattcatgagatcaaagagaaaaagaatccagaaatcagtttgggagaactctgattatgaacagcaaaacaccttcgttctttagagccttcgtaaagaagaaataaaatgcgctgcattgaacgatcacagattttgcagcgtgatgaatgtgctacctacaatacgaacactagttttactagaccgagtgcttccgtttagtttttgcttatgagcatgcgtcgtttttttgtccgtcggactagcatacagacgagcggacttcggggtccgtcgtacttacgacgtaaagatttgaagcatgcttcaaatctaaagtccgtcggatttgaggctaaaaaagtccgttgaaagtccggagaagcccacacacgatcggattaccagccacctttagtccgtcagcgtccgttggacttttgtagacgaaaagtccgaccgtgtgtacgcggcataacaggttttcttctaagattgccctatatttggctctatccatcttcccatcaactctgaccagcttccttgtcccagctgaagaaaagggtaatgtacagtgttagttttctgccacacatagtgctttgcttttaggccaaaaagttcaattgtggtctcatctgaccagagcaccttcttccacaggtttgctgtgtcctccacatggcttctgagattaaattacacacaagtggattctatttactaatttaggtgatttctgaaggcaattggttccactagattttagttaggggtatcagagtaaagggggctgaatacaaatgcacgccacacttttcagatatttacctgtaaaaaaaattgaaaaccatttatcattttcctttcacttcacaattatgtgccacttttttgttggtctatcacataaaatccccaaaaatatatttacgtttttggttttaacatgacaaagtTTGGGAAATTTCAgtgggaatgaatactttttcaaggcactgtaggtaaccAGGCAGTACTGGGCCTCCTCTGCCTCTGGGTACCAAAGAAATTGCATTTTCTGTTCTGTTCAGTTACCCTCTTGACTTGAATTTGACTTTGATTGCTCTCATAGTGTCTCAGATTTACTGGCTGTCCCCTCTTTACTCAGCATTACTCATTATTTTTGTGACTgcctataaagcctcgtacacccgCTTAAATTTTCGGACGACTGAACATCCGTTTTTTGtgacatgctagtctcatgtcgaaagtgaagaggttactcacaatacaaaCATTTTCCtatgacagaatacaacatcagaagtgacgtaatgtgttgaatagctttgtatgtattctttcctttctgagcatgtgtagtcttgcccttatgattttttttttgtactttcgtATTTTCGTAAAGctgtactaatgaaatgaaaatgggAAGTTGAGTTCACAatcatccgacaaaaatgttatagtctgcacattgtctgacgaaaaagcggaatcggctgtcaaaagcaccatactaacgattcgAAAATTGCCAGACAGCTCGTCATACGAATTTTTCCATCTGATTATTGttttgtgtgtacgggcctttaggcttAATACTGCTGGAATAAGGATTTTTCTTGAAGCTGTCCTCTTTGATTTTTGTATGTGCCTTTTGGAATCCTACACTCTAAACCCTCTGTCTTGCATTTTTCTCAAGATCTGCAATAAAAGGTAAAaagacccttatgccctgtacacacggtcggacatggatcggacattccgacaacaaaatccatggattttttccgacggatgttggctcaaacttgtcttgcatacacacggtcacacaaagttgtcagaaaatctgatcgttctgaacgcggtgacgtaaaacatgtacgactggactataaacggggcagtagccaatagcttttgtctcttaatttagtctgagcatgcactttgtgcggcggatttgtgtacacacaatcggaatttccgacaatggattttgttgtccgaaaattttatagcaagctgtcaaactttgtgtgtcggaaattccgatggaaaatgtgtgatggagcctacacacggtcagaatttccgacaacagggtcctatgacacattttccgtcggaaaatccgaccgtgtgtacggggcattagactgagccTGAGTTTGTCCGTGTGCTTCTGGGACTGAATACGGGGCGGGCAGCTTCTGAACAGGTAAGAGAGATACAGTTTATTTCCAGCGCCCCCTTCGGACTTAGCACTACATAAGGTACTCGCTTATCTTACTGTGCAAACTGACATCTCTATTCCCTCCTATGCTCCCGGACCCAATAGCAGTTGTATTCAACACACTGCTTTTTCTATTGTGGTTTTGATATAAATGACACGTGGTATTTCCCAAAAAAATATGaggaaatttgtcaaaatttggtATCAAGAACAACTTTTTGAGTTCTGTTGTCTAAATATCTTTTTTAATAATTCAAAGTATCCAGGTAAATATTTTAAAGATAATTTTTGAACATTCTGTAATTACTGTCTCATAATTGACTCACTGCTTTTTTCCCCAGCAACTGCAAATGCATTAGACCAAAAAGAAGGACAACTGggaaagacagagagacagaggtTCTCGGTTCCAAAAAAGAGAT contains:
- the LOC141113421 gene encoding uncharacterized protein isoform X2, which codes for MNPLFKDPEFLTSFISKYREMRNLWEVKHPQYYAKHVRKSTLERLLAFVQATIPEATMETLLKKIGGLRNMYKREHKKIQESRRSGASADDVYVPRLWYYNQLRFLDDQNEARPSLSTLPSTLPSTLPSTPAEADEEQAGSSILDEPDMTIWSQDESIQEECGESGRQEETRPMDSLEEAGFTIILEEAGPSVRQEVAAPSEVAAPSEVAGPSRSLTESQVPPLHLPKKRARKGMVTQDASLRLMQEATRFLKSPPEAEESYGCYLASRLLQMDWEQRLICERLFGETIHKGLQGTLTQNTQLHEAAPPPPPPPPPPPPPPPPPPATTETPEPQPQKKATGKAAGQRGGKAAGKRRK
- the LOC141113421 gene encoding uncharacterized protein isoform X1, which encodes MNPLFKDPEFLTSFISKYREMRNLWEVKHPQYYAKHVRKSTLERLLAFVQATIPEATMETLLKKIGGLRNMYKREHKKIQESRRSGASADDVYVPRLWYYNQLRFLDDQNEARPSLSTLPSTLPSTLPSTPAEADEEQAGSSILDEPDMTIWSQDESIQEECGESGRQEETRPMDSLEEAGFTIILEEAGPSVRQEVAAPSEVAAPSEVAAPSEVAAPSEVAGPSEVAGPSRSLTESQVPPLHLPKKRARKGMVTQDASLRLMQEATRFLKSPPEAEESYGCYLASRLLQMDWEQRLICERLFGETIHKGLQGTLTQNTQLHEAAPPPPPPPPPPPPPPPPPPATTETPEPQPQKKATGKAAGQRGGKAAGKRRK